DNA sequence from the Paramormyrops kingsleyae isolate MSU_618 chromosome 14, PKINGS_0.4, whole genome shotgun sequence genome:
GTGGATGCACAGCTGACCCTGAAACGCCAGGAGTTCTGGCAGCGCATGCAGGCCCTCGGACGCCGTCGGGCTGAACTGGAGCTCCAGCAGCAGGAGGTGAGTCTCCATCCACTGGTCAGGAGGCCAAAAAGACTCAGAATGATGTCACCGACTCAGAATAATGTCAGCAGTGAACATCCTGACTGCTTCCCTATCAGGTCTGAACACTGTCCATTCACTTCTGTACAGAACAGAGATCGGGCAGCGAAGTTTGAGAAGTTTGTCCAGGACAACAAGGCCAAACGGCAGAGGGCCTTGAGGAAGTACCAGGTGGAGAAGAAGCAGAATGAGCTGAAGGAGAAGGAGTGGGAGGAGCTGACACAGCAGCTGCTGGTGCTGGAGGCCAGGTGCAGAAGAAGGGGAATATGTTCAGACGTCACCTGTATAACGGTCTGCCTTTATCAGGCTACGAATGCAGAAACGTAGTAGTCGATGAAACCcattacccacaatgctttgcTACCTAATGGACCACGATACTTTTTAAAACGGCAAAACTTCTTACGTCTTCATTTTATCAACTCCTGCAGGCAGCAGCACTTAAAGGAAATGGTGGCCAAACATAAGATTCATGAAGATTATTTACTCAAGGTTTTAGACCAACTTCCTGAAAGTAAGTCTCTTCGGCAGTCCGTGGTACATCAGTGGAGTAACCAAGCAGTAGGTGTATGACAGCGAATAGTTTGTTAAATGGACGCCGCTTGCTGCTTCCACCTATTTGCGCAGACTCCTTGGAGTATAGTACAGACTCGCCGATCACTCCAATCATCCGGCGGCACGAGACGCTGTCCCTGACACGCAGTGACCTGCTGGAGCACCTCGGAGTAATGACGGAGAGGCTGGAGCACAGCCAGCATGGCCTGGAGGCCCTCAGGCGGGACCATAACATCAGCAGGCTGGTCAGCCTCACGCCAACAATCCTTTCTCCCCCTATATTAATGCACGATCATCAGCTTCTGTGTGTAGAGAATAAATGCATCTGTGCCAACATAAAAGGCATAACATACTACGAACAAGCTATGAACCTTTTGACCGCCAATAAATTTACCATACAGGGGCAAATACAAGCTTCATTGGACTTACCCTGAGTAGGCAACCAGCATGATCGTTCTCATTGCTGAGGTTGCATTAAGAGATGATGTCAGTTGTTCTGCTGATCTTGCAGATGACCAACAGAAAGCTGTCTGAGCTACAGGCTGAATGGGACAAGGCCAAGGAGAGGACCAAACAGCTGGAGATGAACCTGCAGATGCGTCAGGACCAGTCGAGGGAATGGGTCAGCACACAGTGAACCCTGTAAATGTAACTGTGAAATCCCTACACTATACTACTCTGGGTTCTTATTTATGTTGAAGTTTTTACTGGTCTCCTGCTAGGTTGAGGAGGTGGGGAGTCTTCTGATAGCAATCAGGAACCTGGGAGAGCAGTGCCATTTACAGCATTATGGGCCATTGGAGAACTTGGATCTTTTAACCACGATGGATATGATCaaggtgaatgaatgaatgaatgaatgaatctaTTTAATTGTTCTGGTTCTTTTGACACAAAATTTACATTAACATTAATTTAGGAAACACTTTAGTCCAAAGCAAAATACTGGAGCAACTGGGAGTAAAGGACCTTACTCatgggcccaacagtgacatcattctgctgaCCCTAAACCAGTGACCGTCCAGTTACAGGAACACTGTCccaacccactgaaccacacagcgcccccttaTGATAGTTGTGGGCATTATTGCATTGAAAGACTACCTGCaactttaaaagaaaatgatcAGATAGACCAACCATGACCTATTTTGTCAAACATCTGCTCACAGGAATTCATGGTGCAGAAATCTGATGTGGAGAAAAGAGTGACGCGTTCGGTGGACCTGAGCTCAAATCAGACTGGCGCAGCCATCCGGGGAGGGAAAGTGACGTCTTTTAAAAGCACCAGTAAGgcattgctgaagaccagtgGGAAGAACAGCCTGGCGAGCATGTCAAGAACGTGACAGCATGCTGCAAGGCACACTCCGCAACATGCTCATTTTCTTAGAAATAAATTTGTCCTGAGGGCTGGTTTGAGGTGTAATGCATTGTGTCATTATGTAAGGGGTTGTACTGGTGATATATTCACTACCAGATCACACACTTTGCTTGGTATCCATTTTGCTTCATCTCTTTGTATTACATTAAAGGATTTTagtcatttatatatatatatatatatatatatatatacaacctcgcgtatatatatatatatatacttacaGAAGTCTATTAAAATATAGAAACAGCGTCGTCATCACTTATACCAAGTGTTGTCAAAGATCATAAAGTACAAAAAAGCATTTTAGTACTTGTGTCGTTCTCCTACGGTGGTATATAAAGTGTCTAAAACAGCGCTGTTGGTGTCATTTTCTATGCGGTCCCTTTAAAAGGCCAGTGCGATAACATAGCCGCCTGCCAATATGCCTGTTTAATAAGCTGTCGGTGTAATAAAATGTCTGAGCGATTTCGTGTTAATGTTATCGTAAGAATTACTGTTATTTcgttacttaaaaaaaatcaatcatttCTGAGATCTTGGTTACGGTCGTTATTCAGCGGTGGTTAGTTTCATTCTTAGGCGGACCATGGCGTCTCGCGACCGAAGACTTTTAAGTTAGCCTGCAAAAAAACTTAGTTATCGATTTACTAAAATATAGTGGTTATCCGTATTTGTGTCTTGAAATGTTACTGGCATTATTGCAGACAACCCACTGCACAATCGTTAACCAGCTACGAAGAAATGTGGTAAATGGAAGAGAAGTATATTTTTGAACAACAGGAAATCTCTACAGCACTACCGGACAATCCTGAAGATAGAAAATATCAGGTAGAATAACGGCCATATTTAGCTGCAGAAACTGAGATTGATTTGTCTCTCCGGGCTAAGCCGACATAGCCCATTTTTAAACTTTAGTTAACCTATTAATGCTTTTGTTCTCAAAGGAACTCTATACCCAATACGCATTAATAAGAAGAATCAGGGGAGATGGCAACTGTTTCTACCGAGCCGTTGCATTTGGGTGTCTGGAGTCGTTTAGAAACACAGAGGGCATGCAGATGTAAGTACGGTAACCACGTTTCATTTATTTAACTAATCTGTGGACGGAGAAGCGTGCAGGTATCTGACCTGCTTCCGGTCGCCAGGGGGCGCGTGGACTAAGACGCACATGCGCATACGCTCTCTCTTATTCCCCTAGGTTCAGAGATACCGTACTGCGGAGCAGTAAAGTGCTTACAATCTCTGGTATTTCGGAGGACCGTTTCAGAGCCTTGTTTAGCACAGTGAGTGCACATCCGACCTCGAGCCGGCAGCTTCATGCAATGCTGTCAGTTTTTCCATCTGTAATGGCAGCACGTTTCAACAGAATCCAATGTGAATGTAATGATGATTCTTGTTACAATCTGACATGGCCCACGTTTGTAACCTTCCCAAAAATGCTGGCATAGTTTGTTAACGTCGTGGAGCGCAGTGAAGCAGACGCGCATGGCAACACTCTGTTAGAAATGTTCAACGAGCAGACGACCTCAGACAGCGTGGTCCAGTACCTACGGTTCCTCACCTCCGCCCACCTGCAGAATCACAGCGAGCGCTTCCAGCACTTTGTAGAAGCACCCAACCTGAAAGCGTACTGCACCCAGGTCAGTGTTTAAACAGCTGGAAGTTACAAATGGAGGGGTTGTGAAAAAAAGTTATATTTACTGTTCAACAACGGATAACTTGTTTTGAATGTCTTGCAAGTGCTTCCCTCTAGTGGCAGTTCAATAGAAAAGCCAGCAAGAATCTTGTGTTTTGTGTAACTCCCTATTGTATTTGCTTTGGCAGCAAACCTGCCTGTGGGTACTGCTTCGTTTCATTATGTCTGGTGAGTGACATTCTGCTCTGCATCATTAGGAGGTGGAGACCATGGCGATGGAATGTGACCACGTGGAGATCCTTGCCCTGTCAGAAGCCTTGGGTGTGACCATCAGGATTGTTTCTGTCGAGGGGGGCAGCGGAAGCCTCGTTTTCCATACCATTCCAGAAGAAGTG
Encoded proteins:
- the ccdc197 gene encoding uncharacterized protein CCDC197, giving the protein MEALSLPHIGLNKDDPRLQLKVENRMRNIFVTQIEETRGEENENINHIPIITESPGRLLETGVNTLQRTLVLRKQVEADKVDAQLTLKRQEFWQRMQALGRRRAELELQQQENRDRAAKFEKFVQDNKAKRQRALRKYQVEKKQNELKEKEWEELTQQLLVLEARQQHLKEMVAKHKIHEDYLLKVLDQLPENSLEYSTDSPITPIIRRHETLSLTRSDLLEHLGVMTERLEHSQHGLEALRRDHNISRLMTNRKLSELQAEWDKAKERTKQLEMNLQMRQDQSREWVEEVGSLLIAIRNLGEQCHLQHYGPLENLDLLTTMDMIKEFMVQKSDVEKRVTRSVDLSSNQTGAAIRGGKVTSFKSTSKALLKTSGKNSLASMSRT
- the LOC111838915 gene encoding ubiquitin thioesterase OTUB2, which translates into the protein MEEKYIFEQQEISTALPDNPEDRKYQELYTQYALIRRIRGDGNCFYRAVAFGCLESFRNTEGMQMFRDTVLRSSKVLTISGISEDRFRALFSTFVNVVERSEADAHGNTLLEMFNEQTTSDSVVQYLRFLTSAHLQNHSERFQHFVEAPNLKAYCTQEVETMAMECDHVEILALSEALGVTIRIVSVEGGSGSLVFHTIPEEVEATLHLLYKNSHYDLLYPVSPH